A genomic region of Bactrocera dorsalis isolate Fly_Bdor chromosome 3, ASM2337382v1, whole genome shotgun sequence contains the following coding sequences:
- the LOC105228902 gene encoding probable GDP-L-fucose synthase yields MKKVLVTGGTGLVGNALKTIIDQSASGDEWIFVGSSQADLTDNNATRSLFERVKPTHVVHLAAMVGGLFHNMNNNLDFLRRNLQINDNVLQNAYEHGCVKVISCLSTCIFPDKTSYPIDETMVHNGPPHPSNYGYSYAKRLIDIQNHAYHDKHGCMFTSIIPCNIFGPHDNYKPEVSHVIPGMINRMYSLIHENTDVPESEKVFTVYGSGTPLRQFIYSLDLARLIIWVLDNYDSIEPLILSVDEENEVTIYEAAMAVAKAFDFKGKLICDTSKADGQHKKTASNRKLRSLLPDFQFTDFEKGVKASVYWYIDNIDKVRK; encoded by the exons atgaagaaagtTTTGGTTACAGGTGGCACTGGCTTAGTGGGGAATGCCCTTAAAACAATTATTGACCAAAGTGCAAGTGGAGATGAATGGATATTTGTCGGATCGTCACAAGCCGATCTAAC TGACAACAATGCAACACGATCGCTGTTTGAGCGTGTGAAACCCACTCATGTCGTGCATTTGGCAGCGATGGTTGGTGGCCTCTTCCATAATATGAACAACAACTTGGACTTTCTG CGTAGAAATCTGCAAATAAACGACAATGTGCTACAAAATGCTTATGAACATGGCTGTGTGAAAGTAATATCCTGCCTTTCCACATGCATTTTTCCTGATAAAACCAGTTATCCAATTGATGAGACAATGGTGCACAATGGCCCGCCGCATCCTTCCAATTATGGTTATTCCTATGCGAAAAGGCTCATCGATATACAAAATCATGCATATCACGATAAACACGGCTGCATGTTCACTTCAATTATTCCGTGCAATATCTTCGGTCCGCACGATAATTACAAACCTGAAGTGAGCCATGTTATACCGGGCATGATCAATCGCATGTATAGTTTGATACATGAAAATACGGACGTGCCCGAAAGTGAAAAAGTGTTTACTGTTTACGGAAGTGGTACACCATTGCGACAATTCATATACTCACTGGACTTGGCGAGACTAATAATTTGGGTTTTGGATAATTATGATAGTATAGAGCCACTGATTTTGAGTGTGGATGAAGAAAATGAAGTGACAATTTACGAAGCAGCAATGGCTGTGGCGAAGGCATTTGATTTTAAA GGCAAACTTATTTGTGATACCAGCAAAGCTGATGGTCAACATAAAAAGACCGCTTCGAATCGGAAGTTGCGTAGTCTATTACCAGATTTCCAATTCACCGATTTTGAGAAAGGCGTTAAAGCCTCTGTTTATTGGTATATTGATAATATAGACAAAGTTAGGAAgtaa